The proteins below come from a single Magallana gigas chromosome 10, xbMagGiga1.1, whole genome shotgun sequence genomic window:
- the LOC117683787 gene encoding S-adenosylmethionine-dependent methyltransferase Rv2258c, whose product MGVHIIMHQYRNYRAMTSSTNARDLEQIVRDGLSTLVFAFGYRTGIVDAFTKLKQPCTAEELSQKAGKKLRYIQEWLGCMVAAGIVTITDDDKYTLPHDEAQLKIWGHTAAAIPILSEMIPKLEEATGLDGPKGFGYHEPFLQWVDVFRSSEALQDWNQRLLVPAMNLKQGDEFMILDIGCGFGKHSREVAKVYPRSKITAIDMNQFSIDNAKRELTKSGLQNIEYLCMKGGQLPEEWANKFDFVIINDVLHDSYEVDEILKGIKRVLKPDGFAAAYDPAVSSYHKKVINDATAQYYLPFSLFSCLPVSSMGPSEGLGIGWGYERRKQKIEEHGFRVVQVGDKDIETIQEGIVFQKM is encoded by the exons ATGGGAGTCCATATTATAATGCACCAGTATAGAAACTACAGAGCAATGACATCTTCAACCAACGCTCGGGACTTGGAGCAGATTGTAAGGGATGGACTTAGTACCCTGGTCTTTGCGTTTGGTTACAGAACTGGTATAGTGGACGCCTTTACTAAACTTAAACAGCCTTGCACTGCCGAGGAATTGAGCCAAAAGGCAGGGAAAAAATTGAG ATACATACAAGAATGGCTGGGTTGTATGGTTGCTGCCGGAATAGTAACAATCACAGACGATGACAAATATACACTTCCTCATGACGAAGCTCAGCTGAAAATCTGGGGCCACACTGCAGCTGCTATTCCGATTCTAAGCGAAATGATACCAAAACTTGAGGAAGCAACAGGACTCGATGGACCAAAAG GATTTGGATATCACGAACCTTTTCTGCAATGGGTTGATGTGTTTCGTTCATCAGAAGCCTTACAGGATTGGAACCAACGGCTTCTTGTTCCAGCAATGAACCTGAAACAGG GAGACGAGTTTATGATACTTGACATAGGATGTGGGTTTGGAAAGCATTCCAGAGAAGTAGCAAAGGTGTATCCGCGATCTAAAATAACCGCCATTGACATGAACCAGTTCTCTATTGATAACGCCAAAAGGGAACTCACCAAAAGTGGGCTACAGAACATAGAATACCTATGTATGAAAGGAGGGCAACTTCCAGAGGAGTGGGCAAACAAATTTGATTTCGTCATAATCAACGATGTTCTGCATGATTCCTACGAAGTTGACGAAATACTGAAAGGAATCAAAAGGGTTCTTAAACCTGATGGATTTGCGGCCGCTTACGATCCGGCGGTGTCTTCGTATCACAAAAAGGTTATCAACGACGCAACGGCGCAGTATTATTTGCCCTTTAGCTTATTTTCATGTCTCCCAGTGAGTAGCATGGGTCCTAGTGAAGGACTTGGCATTGGTTGGGGTTACGAACGCCGAAAACAGAAGATCGAAGAACATGGTTTTCGAGTTGTACAGGTCGGAGATAAAGATATTGAGACAATACAAGAGGGCATTGTATTCcagaaaatgtaa
- the LOC105326448 gene encoding perlucin-like protein has protein sequence MNISFSAPGLLLYIMVRMLLGYFQFLVLILVSSYQTEGHETTCRYPYREVGTSCFYFSSDKASWDEAYIHCLHKGGYLANLETFNEYIFLRSWLAALNNGRSYWIGGRNINREIQGGDWRWVKNGTFSKMSYFAFGPGQPSGSKGTPENCLWLYPAYNYQFIDDICTTSVYYICEK, from the exons ATGAATATATCTTTCTCCGCTCCTGGCTTGCTGCTTTATATAATG GTTAGAATGTTACTAGGATACTTTCAGTTCTTGGTTTTAATTCTAGTAAGCAGCTACCAAACAGAAG GTCATGAGACTACCTGCAGATACCCGTACAGAGAGGTTGGCACCAGTTGTTTTTACTTCAGTTCAGACAAAGCATCATGGGACGAAGCTTAC ATTCATTGCTTACATAAAGGAGGATATTTGGCAAATTTAGAAACGTTCAATGAATATATCTTTCTCCGCTCCTGGCTTGCTGCTTTAAATAATG gcaGGAGTTATTGGATCGGAGGACGTAATATCAATCGTGAAATACAAGGAGGAGATTGGAGATGGGTAAAAAATGGTACCTTTTCGAAGATGTCATACTTTGCATTTGGACCAGGGCAGCCAAGTGGATCAAAAGGAACCCCAGAGAACTGTCTGTGGCTATATCCTGCATATAATTATCAATTCATAGATGATATTTGTAccacctcagtgtattatatttgtgagaaataa